In Pristis pectinata isolate sPriPec2 chromosome 23, sPriPec2.1.pri, whole genome shotgun sequence, the genomic stretch ATTATTACAGTCTACATACCAGCACATACGTGGAGTCTgacaaaaataattagagaaacaCAAGATCCAGATCAAACAGCATTGAATAGACAGACAGGGTCTGTCCACAGGGTCTTAATGGTCAGTACACACTCAGTATACGTCTGGTTATTTTGTGTGTCTTTTATGAAGCCCTGCAGCCATCTGCAGCTCCTTTAACATTGGCCTTGACTACCCCCTCTAGATGACACTCCCTCATCCTATAAATAAGAGTTGTGAGTTTACAGACTTTAAACCTTACACATTTCAATTGATTAGTCCGGTTTACTTTAATGTAAATCACTTCAGGAAACCCATTTACTCTCACCGGCCAGTGCTCCATCTCAAAGCTCACTTCGAACTTATCCGGAGGTATGGGGATCTCCCTGCTGTGCTTCTAAAGCTCATCTAATTAGGACAGGGGCTAGGTCCATTCAGAAAGATCACTGGTATCTTTCACTGTCAGTAGAACAGGCTGGTCCCGTCAAACAATTCGAAAACAACGAGAGGCGGCCCAGAGGTGCTGTGGGTAATCATGGTTCTTATTAGAGATGATGAGGGATTTTGTCAGTTATGCAAGATTAGTGCATTGTAACGGCATCTAACTCCCACAGGAGCGATATATCTTCTTGCTGTGAGTTctatcttgctgccttggtgaagcagccagcataatcaaataccctatgcacctgggtcattctctcttctctcctctcccatcaggcagaacatacaggagcctgagggcacataccaccaggctcaaggacagcttctaccccactgtgataagacttattgaacggttcccttatacaatgaggtagactcttgaccttgtttgactttgcaccttattgtctacctgcactgcacttccttgtagctgtgacaatttactctgtatcctgttattgtttttaccctgtactactccaatacactctgtactaccccaatgcactctgtactgcctcaatgcactctgtactaccccaatatactgtgtaatgaattgatctctacgaacggtatgcaagacaaattttcactgtcactcggtacaagtgacaataataaacaaataccaatacgaATACCAATAAATCACTTTCACCAGCCCATTAGATGATGGTTGATTTATATCTCAACTGAATTTGGCTGCAGTTGCTACCCCTCTGTCCTCCCTTGTCCAGTAAATATCCGTGAATCTCAATCATGAGAAGTTCCAATGGGGAAATGGGTCGGGTTTCCATGATGCTTTACATGAAAAAGTGTATCCTGATTTCACTCCTAAATGCCCTAGTTCTACATTTTCAGATTATGCCCTGTTGATCTGGAGTCCCCCAGCAGAAGAAATATTTTATCTGCATCTCCCCTATTAaagcataattttaaacacctcaattggATCACCCATTCACTTCTAAACAGAAAGGAATCTGAAACAACCTGGCCACGTAATAACTCTTGAGCCGGAgagcattctggtgaatctacacTACATTCTCTCCAAGGCCACTATATAACTTTTGAGGTTTATTCCCCGAATACTCCAGACGTGGTATGACCAATGAACAACTAAAGCATCATTTCCTCACCTTGGTTTTCTAGAggtaaaagccaacataccattgcctttttgattattttttcctGCTGGTTTTCAATGATTTGCATACTTAGATTCCCAGATTTGCAGAACATTTTCCAATTTGTCCTTTTAGGATACAAATTAGACAGgttaatattttccttcattgAGCCTTGACTACCACAATTTTGCTCACTTAAGTCCCTTTGCAACTTCCTGTTCCTACCTGCACAGCTTACATGTATGCATCTCTTTTTAATTCACATATAATGAAAGGATTTGTCCGGCCATGGCTTCCAAAATGCTCATCAACTTCTAATTTGTTTCACACGTTTCTCACCTGTAAATGTACAAATGGGCTTCAAGCAGGCATACAAAACAATATAGTCCACATAACTTGCATTTTTCTGAGCTTCCCTGGACTGTTGAATATGTAGCTAGACTGGACCATCCTGTATTTGACAGGTACAAAGTTCCCTTTCCCTCAAAGGTATCTCTGGCATTTATTcaattttggattttcatttacgTTGTTGTTAATTAAGACATCTCACAGATACCTGCGCCTAAACCGatggggatctcatagaaacctacaagGTTTTACAGACCTAGACAGAGTAGatccagataagatatttattatttCTGGTGGCTCCAGAACTGGAGGTTGGACACAAGGAATGAAGGAATGTTCACttagagatcaggagaaatttcttcaaccagataGTGATGGAACTGTGGGATTTTCTGCCATAGAAGGCAGTGGAGATCATGTCATCTATTCAAGAAGGAATTAAATATATTTCTTCttgttaaaggaatcaaaggaaatggaGAGAAGATAGGAGCAGAAAGCTGAAATGGATGACCAGCCACTATTGTGTAAAGTGACCTATTTTCTCTATTTGAAGTTTCTGTCTCGATCAAGGAAACTAATTGTTAATCATGGTGGGAAAGCCAGCAGCTTTTCTAATCTGTCAGGAGTGTGTCAGAGAATGTTTATTACTTCATTCGGTATCACCAAAGCAGATGATCTCATAgatatcacattactgtttgggGAACTTGCTCTGCTCAAATCTATAGCTGCAGTTCTTGAGTTTGGACAGTGGCAACAGTTCAAAGGCCTCAGGCCATTGAAGCCAGAAAATAAATACAAGTCCCCATTTTATGATGATGAAGATTAATGACATTCTGGGCTCTGAGAAAGGGGTGTCTTTTCTGTTGTGGATCATGATCTTGTGTTAAAGGTGGATGATGATATTTTCCCATCTGATGGTATGCCAACCCAGCAGCCTCTGACCAATGGGAATATCTCTATAGCAACCTAAGGGTTGATAATAACAAAATCTTCCAGGCAATGAAAGATTAACGGCATTATTTAgacatacagaaacaggcccttcggcccaccagttctgtgccgaccatcatgcacccattaacactaatatTTTATTCTCATATTCCCAGCagctcccactcacccacactaaGGGGACAATTtagagcggccaattaacccactgacccgcacgtttttgggatgtgggaggaacccggagcagccgaaggaaacccacagacacaaGGAATATGTGCAAACAGCTCACAGCAATGAGTAGCCAAGGGAAGAACGTTCCTGTCAATCAAAGAATGAACCAATGACGACCAGCTTGTCAACAGCCCATGTGGCACAGTCCCGGAGGCTCAACAGTGAAACATTGATTCTATTATCAAAAGTATTTGGCAGCTTTGTTCAATGCCACACCCGTTACAAAATGTCAAAGTATTTGTCCCAATTCCGTTCCTACCACTTAGTAGAATCGACCATTTACCTGTTGCACAATGTGAGGCAGCGCATCGTGTCCTTGTACCTGACCTGGAGAAATGTAATCTCAACATTGCCAAGGACTATGACCTGTGTCCCTCTGCAGGATGTGGTGTAGCAGACAGACAAGTGCTGGGAGTCTGTCCCAGACACACGGATACTGGGAGTCAGTGCCCCAGACACACGGATACAGGGAGTCAGTGCCCCAGACACACGGATACTGGGAGTCAGTGCCCCAGACACATAGCTACTGTTATTTCGTGTACAACCCTCACTAGCTGGGAGTTACTGAACCAGACTCTTACTTTCTATCAGTCAGTGCACTAGAATCTGACCTGCTGCTATCAGTGTACCAGACACATAGGGCCTGGGAACACTCACTGCCAGTCATTTCACAGGCTCTCACCCACTGGGAgttgagggtggcacagtgatgcagacTCAAAACTGCTGTCCtgcagctccagcgaccctggttcaatcctgacctacggtaccgtctgcatggagtttgcacatcctccctgtgactgtgtggttccagtttcttctcacatcccagaTGTGCTGATGGGTTAATcacaactgtaaattaccccctagtGTAAGTCGataacaaaagaatcaaagtggagtGACGGGTGTGAGAGAGCACGAATAGGCTGCAGGGGAATGAGGAGTGGGATTACTCTGCTGGAAGCCAGCACAGAGccagtgggctgaatgtcctcattCTATGCTGTAATAAGTAGGGTATCAGTCAACCTGTCTGGGAGTGCGTGTACCACTCTCTCACCTGTCTGGGAGTGCGTGTACCACTCTCTCACCTGTCTGGGAAGTGTAACCTAGTCTGGACATGGTTGTTTGTGGTAATATTGTTGAGATATTGTTTGTGTCCTTTGCACTTCTGGCTCAGATCCAGGTGTAGACCTGACCACAAGTTTGCTTTCTGGGCAGGGGCCGCACACTAGGATGTGATGCTGAGGGATTTCTGATTCCTGAGTATTAGAGTAAAACCATAATTGCCAACAGTCTCAGCAAATGTTTCCTGCAGCCAATTGTTGCCTCAGACACATCGAACCCTCCACATCAGCTCAGTTTGTTTCCCGCGGCCGGTGTGCCTGGGATATCCTGTgaagggggaattgatgggaactcTGCAGATAGCTATGAAGCAGGAGCCCATGCAGAGTCAGGGCTGCGCTCCCCAGAGGAAGAGCCATTCAGCCCCTGGATGAGGCAGAGCTGACCAGCATTCTCTACTTGTTCAGGCACCTCAGGGACAGGTCACGGCTCCGGATCAGAAGCTTCTGCCTCCAGCTCCCACTCTGGTGACATGAACCAAAAAAATCTGCCTGGTCGCCCCGGTGCAGTTCTGAGGGAATGCCATTCTCCTGGAGGTGCAGGTGTTGGGTGGGTTCAAAAGCTCACAACGCACAATTTGAAAGAAGGACAAATGACAATCAAAaacatctacagatgctggaaatctgaaatgaaagtcagaaaatgctggaaacactcagcaggtcaggcagcacctgtggagagagaaacagtcaatggtcTGGGTCTGAAACCCTTTGTGGTTTTGGTACTGCCTGaccagtttccagcactttctgtctttatttataAAAGAGTTTCTCCCCAGTGCAATTTAGCCAACTTTCAGTCCCCGAATCACCAACTAAAACCCAATTACCTAGTCATTACCGCATTTCTATTTGTGAGGTCTTCAAATTAATTGTCCCATTTTCTACGTTACAACATAACCACACACACAAATCAGGTAGTCCATTGGCTGGAAGGCACTTGGAGACACCCCGAGGATGTGGAAGGTGCTACGTAAATGCGAGCTCGTTCCCTCAGCCCAGATCCCACAGTATTTTCTTGGTCCAGAAGAGGGAGATGACAAGAATGATTGTAATTCCGAACATGACAATGGTGATGTAGGTGACAGTTCTGCAGGGTGGGCTCTGGCAGCACTTCCACATGGTGTTCTGAGAGAGCCGGTCCTCCAGTGCTGGCGCCGCTTGTGTGCGCAGCGGCAGGCCGTTCTCCCGCTCCACGTCCAGGCTCAGGGTGTAGACGGTGGGCCGGCGCAGCAGGAAGCTGGCTTTGCCGGGACCCTTGTAGAACAGGCGGCCGTGGTCCAG encodes the following:
- the LOC127582248 gene encoding E3 ubiquitin-protein ligase RNF183-like, yielding MLEGNGSECECAVCWNPYDNAFRMPKILECKHTFCLECLARMSLASVPEMEPGMSCPLCRHLTPLGAGQLVTGLRTNVELLSRMRLQPVHVYLDHGRLFYKGPGKASFLLRRPTVYTLSLDVERENGLPLRTQAAPALEDRLSQNTMWKCCQSPPCRTVTYITIVMFGITIILVISLFWTKKILWDLG